GTTGGGGGCGTGGGATCCTTGACCCACCCAACCGACCAGGACGCCGTCCACGGCGTGGGGATACAGGGATGTTTTTTGGAAAACGCCGCGCACCGCGGCTTCCATCAGGTCTTCGGGAAGAAACCCGGCCAGGCTTTTGCCCAGATGTCCGATCGGGGTTCTCACCCCTCCGCAAATCACAACTTTTTTGGGCGTGGCCTTCATGGGTGTCCTCCCCAGCGTGTGGACCGGCTTCGCTTTAAGGCTAGCCCCCGGGCGCGGCTTTGTCAATCGCCGCGCCGACGGGCCCCGGGCATGGTAAAATAACGGGATTATGAAATTTTACGTCGAAACCTTCGGCTGTCAGATGAACGTGGCGGACAGCCAGGAAATGGGCCGCCGCCTGGCGGCCCGGGGATTCGCCCCGACCGAAGAACCGGCCGAGGCCGACGTGATCCTGGTCAACACCTGCACCGTTCGGGACCACGCCGAACACAAAGCCCTCTCTTATTTGGGCCGGCTCACCCCTTGGAAAAGCCAGGACCCCAGCCGGTGCGTCATTTTGGCCGGGTGCGCCGCCGAACGACTGCAGGGGACCATCCGGCGACGGTTTCCCCACGTCTCGGTGGTGGTCGGCGCCAAATCCATCGACCGCTTTGACGAGCTGGTGGACGCCGCCCTCCCGTCCCTGGCCTACGACGGCGAAGGGGAAGCTCTGGACGCCTGGGGCTGGATGACGGGCGCCGCCGGAACGCCGTCCTCGGTCACGGCCCACGTGACCCTCATGCGGGGATGCAACTTTTCCTGCAGTTATTGCGTCGTCCCCCAAGTGCGGGGGCGGGAAAAATACCGCCCCGCGGCGAGTTTGCTGGCGGAGGTGCGGGAAAAGGCCGCCCGGGGCCAACCGGAAATTCTCCTGCTGGGTCAAACGGTCAATTCCTACCGACCCGCGGGCCCCAACCCCGGTCCCGACGGCCGCGAGATCCGGGACTTCGCCGATCTGCTTCGGGCCGTGGCGGTCGAGCCGGGCGTCCGGCGGATCCGGTTCATGAGCCCGCACCCCCACCACGTGGACGATCGATTTGTGGCCGCCGTGGCGGAAACCCCCTCCGTCTGCCCGCACCTCCATTTGCCCGCCCAATCGGGGTCGGACCGGCTCTTGCCCCTCATGCGCCGAAATTACTCCCGTCGGGATTACGTGGAAAAAGCGGCCCGGCTGCGCCGGGCGGTTCCGGGCCTGGCCCTCACCACCGACCTCATCGTCGGTTTCCCCGGGGAAACCGAAGAGGACTTCGCGGAGACGTTGTCCCTCGTGCGGGAAGTGGATTTTGACGGGGCCTACACGTTCAAATATTCGCCCCGCCCGGGAACGGTCTCCGCGTCCCGGACCGATGACGTTTCCATCGAGGTCAAGGAAGAACGATTGGCGCGTTTGCGCGAATGGACCGACCGTTTGGCGGAGCAAAAAACCGCGGCGCAGGTGGGCGCCCGAACGGAAGCGTTGATCGAAGCCCGTCGGGGCGACGCGCTCGAAGCCCGAACCCCCCACAGCCGTAAAATTTTCATCGAAAATTCCAACGCCCCGGTGGGCGCCCTCGTGGACTGTCGGGTGGTCCGAGCCGATGGGAAGAACCTTTACGGGACCCCGTGCCCATGACCCCCGGTCTCAAACGACGCCCCCGCCGCTGGGCCTTTATTGTTCCGGCGTTGGCCCTCCTGATTCCCTTGGCCGTTCCCGCTCGGTTTTATTGGCAGGTCACCCGTCCCCTGATCCACAAAGACGCCATCGACCTCTACGCCGGGCAATACGGCATCGACCCGTTGTTCGTTTTGGCCCTCGTCCGCGTCGAATCGGGTTTCGCTCCCTCGGCACGTTCCCACCGGGGCGCCATCGGCCTCATGCAACTCATGCCGGACACCGCCCGGGAGATGGCCGTCCGGGTGGGGGAAAACCCCTCGACGCTTAATCTGGAGGAACCGGACATCAACATCCATTTGGGCGTTCACTATCTTTCCCTCCTGAGAAAAGAATTCGGCGAGGACGAAGTGTCCCTTCTGGCGGCCTACAACGCGGGCCCGACCAACACCCGGGCGTGGCGGGGCAACGGCTCCCTGTCCACCCGGGACATTCCCTTCCCCGAAACCCGCTTTTTTGTGACCCGCGTCCAACGCACCCATCGCTGGCTCCGGCGGCTTCAAGCGGTGAAACGGTTTTTCCATGTCTGAACCCGCCGCCGCGCCCACCGCCACGCCCATCATGCGTCAGTACCAGGCCCTCAAAACCCAAAACCCGGACGCGATCCTTTTTTTCCGCCTGGGCGACTTCTACGAATTGTTCGAAGACGACGCCCGCCGGGCGGCGCCCATTCTCGAGCTCGTGTTGACCCAACGCCAGGGGATTCCCATGTGCGGCCTCCCGCACCACGCCTTGCCGGGGTACCTGGGCAAATTGCTCAAGCGGGGTTGGCGCGTGGCCATCGCCGAGCAAATGGAAGACCCGGCGACCACCAAAGGCATGGTGCGGCGGGACGTCGTGCGCGTGGTGACGCCCGGCACCGTGCTGGAGGAAGAATTGTTGTCGGCCAAACAAAATAATTTTTTGGCCGCCGTTTGGCCGGGGCGGGGGACCTCGCCTTGGGGGCTCGCCTGGACCGACATGTCCACCGGCGAATTGTCCTTCGCGGCCCTTCCGGGGAGCGCCGGCGTGGCCGACGAACTGTCCCGGTGGGACCCCCGGGAAACTCTGTGGCCGGCCGGCGGCCCCGCGCCCGAGGATCAACGCCCGGTCACCCGCGTGGACGCCGCCTCTTTCCTGCCGGACTCCGCCCTTCGCCGGGCGCCGACGCTTTTCGGGGTTCGCTCCTTCGACGGCTACGGACTTCCGGCGGACCATCCGGCCCTTCCCGCGGTGGCGGCTCTGTTCAATTACATCGAACGCAACCAGGCCGCGGCCCTGAACGCCCTCCGCCCGCCCCGGGCCCACGCTCCGGCCCGGTTCATGACCCTGGACGCCCTGGCCCTCCGCCGCTTGGACCTTTTTCCGCCCGACAACGGCGGCGACCCCCAACGGCCCACCGCCCTCTGGAATTTGTTGGACCACACGGGCACGGCCATGGGCGGACGACGACTCAAAGCCTGGATGTTAAACCCCTTGATGGATTTGGACGCCATCGCCGCCCGGCAGGACCGGGTGGATTTTTTACTGACCCACGGCCGTCTCCGGCGCGCCGTGGGCGACCTGCTGCGCGAAACGGCCGACGTGGAACGCGTCCTCTCCCGGCTTACGGCGGGAACGGCCTCCGGGCGGGACCTCGGCGCCCTGCGCCGAACCCTCCGCCAAGCGCCGGATCTGGAGAAAACCCTCTGTTCCGGCGGAGAACCGCTGGCGGGCCAACACCCGCTCGGGGATCTGGCCCGAACCTTCCAGGTTCCCTCGGGCCCCCGGGAATTGCTCGAGAAGGCGCTGGCCGAAGATCCGCCCCAGCGCCTGCAGGACGGCGGCGTCATCCGGGACGGTTATTCCGCGCCTTTGGACGAATGGCGGCAGCTCGCGCGCCATGGGCGGGGCTGGATTTCCGATTTGGAACGGACCGAACGGGAAAAAACGGGGATCGGCTCCCTTAAAATCGGATTCACCTCGGTCTTCGGCTATTACCTCGAGGTCTCCAAGGTCAATTTGGCCAAGGTGCCCCCCGAATGGATCCGAAAACAAACCCTGACGAACGCGGAGCGCTTTGTGACGCCGGAACTCAAAGCCCACGAGGAAAAGGTCCTCAGCGCGGAGGAAAAAGCCAAGGCCCTGGAACGGGACCTTTTGGCCGAATTGCGCCAGAAAATTTTGGCTCACCGGGAATCCCTCATTCGCCTGGCGGAGGGGTTGGCCGAAACCGACGCGTTGGCTTCCCTGGCGGAAGCGGCCGAACGCGGCCATTGGACGCGGCCCCGATTGACGAACGACCCCGTGTTGCGACTGGAAGGCGCCCGCCATCCGGTGGTGGAGCGAATGCTCGAGGCCACGGGCGGCGGCGCCTTCGTGCCCAACGACCTGGAGCTGGACGGCGCCGACCGGCAACTTCTCCTGGTCACGGGCCCCAACATGGGGGGAAAATCCACGTATCTTCGGCAGACGGGCCTGATCGTCCTTTTGGCCCAAATGGGCTCCTACGTCCCCGCCGCCCGGGCCACGGTGGGGATCGTCGACCGGATCTTCACGCGCATCGGCGCGGGGGACAATTTGGCCGCGGGGGCGTCGACTTTTCTCGTTGAAATGCAGGAGGTGGCGAGCATCCTCCACAACGCCACGCCCCGAAGCTTGGTGATCCTGGACGAAGTCGGGCGCGGGACCTCCACCTACGACGGCGTGGCCGTCGCCTGGGCGGTGGCGGAGCACCTGGCCGGGCGGGGCGCGGCCGGCCCGCGAACTCTTTTTGCCACGCACTATTTCGAGTTGACCGAATTGCCGGACCGGTTTCCGCGCATCGCCAACGCCCACGCGGCCGTCCGGGAGTGGACGAAACCCGATGGCAAAATCGACCTGGTGCTCCTGCACGAAGTGCGGCCGGGGCCCGCCGAACGCTCCTTCGGCGTTCACGTGGCCCAAATGGCCGGACTTCCCGCCGACTGCGTGACGCGCGCCGCGGCTCTCCTGGCGGCCCTCGAGAAGGGGGACGCCCGGCTGCCCGTGCGGCCCGCCGGCAACGGGCAAATGGATTTGTTTTCCAACCACCCCGTGTTGGAAGCGCTCCGCGCCCTGGACCCCGAACGCTTGACGCCCCTCGAGGCCCTTCAGAAATTGGCGGAACTGAAAAAAGGATTGTAAGGCCGCGCGGGACTCGACGCGCGGGGACGGCTTTGTTATCATTCGACCGCGGAGTCCGACGCGCCCCTTGAAGGAGGGTCCCTTGAAGCCCGACAACCGACGACACAAACGCTTTCCCGTTTTAAAAGACATGGCCGAGCCGGTGGACCTGTTCGTCATGGACCAGCCGCCCCGGGAGGTCCCCGCCGTCCTCACGAACCTGTCCGCCGGCGGCATGGCCCTGGTCGTCTTTGCCCACGTGTCCGGCGACGCCAAACTCAAAATTCTGCTCGACGTCCACGGCCTGGAAAACCTCGAGCTCCAGGGCCGCGTGGCCTGGACCGAAGTCAAAGGCGACACCACCGCCATCGGCGTCCGCTTCGACCACCTTTCCCACGACACCGTCCACCGCATCACCAAAATGGCCGAAGACTTCCAGGATTGCGAACTCAAGATCTCCTTCGGGCTCAAAGACGTCTGCTTCCGGCAATGCGCCTATTGGACCCTCTGCGGCAAACCCGTTAAGTTGAAGCATTGAAGAACAAAGTTCGAAAGCTGCCGGACGACATCGTCCGGGGCATTGCGGCGGGCGAGGTCGTGGAGCGGCCCGCCTCCGTCCTCAAGGAACTCCTCGAAAACGCCGTGGACGCGGGCGCCCGGCGCCTCGAAATCGAATGGCGGGACGCCGGACGGCGCCGCCTGCGGGTGACCGACGACGGCGGGGGCATGACCCCCGACGACGCGCGGCTCGCCCTCGAACGCCACGCCACCTCCAAAATCGCCGCGCTGGCGGACCTCGAAACCCTGTCGACCTACGGATTTCGGGGGGAAGCCCTTCCCTCCATCGCCGCCGTTTCCCGCTTTGGCTTGTCCACCCGCTCCGCCGACGGCGAAGGCTGGTCCATCGCCCTGGAAGCCGGCCGACCATTGCGCGAAGGCCCGGCGGGCGTTCCCCCGGGGACCACGATCACCGTCGACGACCTCTTTTTTGCCGTGCCCGCGCGCTTGAAATTTTTAAAATCCGACGCCACCGAACGGGCCCTCCTTCTCCGCACCGTGGAAGATGTCGCCCTGGCCGAACCGGGCCTGGAACTGCGAATCCTTTCCGAGGACCGCCCGCCCTTGGTCCTGCCCGCCGTGCCGGTGAGCGACCGCGAAGCCCTGCGGGATCGTCTGGCGCGCCTGTGGGGCGCCGACCGCGCCCGGACTCTTAAACCCGTCGAATCCCGGGGCGCCAACATGAGCGTGTCGGGCTGGGTGTCCGACGTTTTGAGCGCCCAACCGACGGGCCGCTACCAACGATTTTTTATCAATCGCCGCCCCGTGGTCAGCCGCCGCCTGTCCCACGCCCTCTACGACGCCTATCGGGGACGGCTGCCCATCGGCAAACACCCCGCGGCGGTGCTGGTCCTCCACATCGACCCGGAATTCGTCGACGTCAATGTCCACCCCACCAAGAAGGACGTTCGTCTTTCCCACGAAGACCAAGTGCACGGGTTCGTGAGCCGCGCCGTCCAGGAGGCCCTTTCCCGGGACGTGCACACCGCCCCGGCCTTCGCCCCCGCGGCGGGGCGCGCGGAGTCGGCGGAGGTCCGCCCGGCCCCCTTCGCTTTTCCCCGTCCGCCCTCCCTCACGGAAACCCGGGCGGCCTTTGAATTTCAGCAACCGTTGACCCCCGCCCCGCCCAACGCCGAGGCCGGCGACGGGGGCTTTTCCCGGGAGTGGTTTCAAGCGGCCGCCTTCGCCCCCCTGGCCCAAATTTACGGGACGTACGTGCTGGCTCAAGCGGGGGGGGAATTCTTCATTTTCGACCAACACGCCGCGGCCGAACGGGCCCTCTACGAACGGCTGACCGCCGACGCCGAAACCGGCGCCCGACAGGGACTCCTTCTTCCCTGGGTGTGGGAGCCGGCGTCGGAAGCGGCCGCCCTCCTAACGGAGCAACGCCCCGCCTTTGAATCGCTCGGGTTCCGGTTGGAGGCCTTCGGCGCGGCGTCCTTTCGCGTCACCGCGGTGCCCGCCGCCCTGGGGGATTCGCCCCGGGTGCGGGAAGTTCTGGAAGGGTTGGCCGACGATTTGACCTCGGGAAAAATTCCCCGGGGACTCGAAGCCCTTCGCGTGCGCGCCGCCTGCCGGGGGTCCTTGATGGCCGGCGCCGTTCTCTCCGCTCCGGAAATGGCCGGGGTCATCGGCCGGCTGCAGGGGTGCCAAAGCCCCTGGACCTGCCCCCACGGACGGCCCACGTTCCTCCGACTGACCAACGAAGACCTGGCAAAACGATTCCGCCGGATGTAGAGTTAAGCGTCACCATGACGCCACCGACTCTGTGGGACCAAGCTCTTGCCCAGTTGGACCGCGGCGCTCAACGCCTCGGGCTCGAACCCTACATCGTCGAACGCCTCCGCCACCCCAAACGCATCCTGGAAGTGTCCGTCCCCGTCCGACGGGACGACGGCTCCGTGAAGGTTTTTCGGGGTTACCGCGTCCAGCACAACGTGGACCGGGGACCCGCCAAAGGCGGCATCCGCTACCACCCGGACGTGTCTTTGGACGACGTTTCCGCCCTCGCCTTTTGGATGACCATGAAGTGCGCCTTGGTCAACCTTCCCTACGGCGGGGCCAAAGGCGGAGTGGTCTGCGATCCCAAAACCCTTTCCGAGGGGGAATTGGAACGCCTGACGCGCCGCTACGCCTCCGAAATTTCCATTTTAATCGGCCCCGACAAGGACATTCCCGCCCCCGACATGAACACCAACGAGAAAATCATGGGTTGGATCATGGACACCTACTCCTCCCAAGTGGGCCATTCGGTCCCCGGGGTCGTCACGGGCAAACCCGTGGAAATCGGCGGAACCCTGGGTCGTCGGGAAGCCACGGGCCGGGGGGTCTTCTTCATCGTTCAGGAATTGGCCCGGGTGAAAAATTGGCAGCTCAAGGACTTGCGCATCGCGGTTCAGGGCTTCGGCAACGTCGGTTCCAACGCGGCCCGCATCTTGCGGGAAGCCGGGGCCCGCATCGTCGGAATTTCGGACGCCACGGGCGGCGTGGCGGACCCGAAGGGAATCGACATCGACGACGCTCGACGTCACAGCGAGAAAGAAACCCTGTCGACCTATCGGAAGGGACGGGCCATCACCAACCGGGAACTTCTGGAACTGGACTGCGACGTGCTGATTCCCGCCGCGCTGGAAAACCAGATCACGGCGGAGGTCGCGCCCCGGGTCAAAGCCCGGTTCATCGTCGAGGGAGCCAACGGCCCCACCACCACCGAGGCCGACCGGCTGCTGAACGAACGCGGGGTGACCGTGGTGCCCGACATTCTGGCCAACGCCGGCGGCGTCACCGTGAGTTATTTTGAGTGGGTCCAGGATTTGCAAGCGTTTTTTTGGGACGAAGAGGAAGTGCGCGGCCGACTGCGTGCCATCCTTTTGCGCGCCTTTCAGGAGGTCTGGCGGGTGGCCGGGGAAAACAAAACCGACCTTCGCCTGGCCGCGTTTCTCGTGGCCTTGGACCGTTTGGCCAAGGCGATTCGGCAGCGGGGCCTTTTTCCATGATTGACAAGCCCATCCAATTCCTTTAAATTCTGATGATGGAACGATTCCTTCCCCTGTGGGACAACTACGTGGAGCTGATGGGCGACCCGATTTTCGCCATCGCTTCCGCTTCGGCCGTTTTCGGGGGGATGATCTTCCTGGCGTTGGCGGCCAAGTTTTTCAAAGCGGAAAAGGCCCCCGATCTGAATTCCCTCGCGGGCGGCGTGGGCCCGACCGCCACGCCCCTCCCCGTGCGAGGGCCCGCCAAGTCGGAAGCCGTTGCCCCCGCTCCCAACGCGACCACCAAACTTTCCCCGCCGGCCGACGCGACCAAAACCATGGTCCTGCCGCCGGCCGAGTTGCCGAAACCCGCGGCCCCGCCGTCCCCGGGCTCCGTCGACGTCGCCATGTATGAATTGCTGGTGCGTCGGGTGGCATCGCTGGAAGGGGAAGTGAAGAAAGACCCGCTTTTCCTCGACCCGCTCCTCAAGCGGTTGAGCCAAATGGAAAAACGCCTGGAGGAAATCGGCGAACTGTCCAAGAAAATCGACGACCTGGCCAAAACGGTGGCCCAGGCCCCCGCGCCGGTCCCGGGGGCCTCCGAACCCGGCGCCGCCCCGGCCGGCGGCGGAATCGACCCGGCCGAATTCCACGCTTTTAAAGAAAAGGTTTACGGCCTGCAAAAAATCCTGGAACATTTGGCCGAATCCCCCGGCACCCCGCCCGCATGACG
The window above is part of the Elusimicrobiota bacterium genome. Proteins encoded here:
- the miaB gene encoding tRNA (N6-isopentenyl adenosine(37)-C2)-methylthiotransferase MiaB; translation: MKFYVETFGCQMNVADSQEMGRRLAARGFAPTEEPAEADVILVNTCTVRDHAEHKALSYLGRLTPWKSQDPSRCVILAGCAAERLQGTIRRRFPHVSVVVGAKSIDRFDELVDAALPSLAYDGEGEALDAWGWMTGAAGTPSSVTAHVTLMRGCNFSCSYCVVPQVRGREKYRPAASLLAEVREKAARGQPEILLLGQTVNSYRPAGPNPGPDGREIRDFADLLRAVAVEPGVRRIRFMSPHPHHVDDRFVAAVAETPSVCPHLHLPAQSGSDRLLPLMRRNYSRRDYVEKAARLRRAVPGLALTTDLIVGFPGETEEDFAETLSLVREVDFDGAYTFKYSPRPGTVSASRTDDVSIEVKEERLARLREWTDRLAEQKTAAQVGARTEALIEARRGDALEARTPHSRKIFIENSNAPVGALVDCRVVRADGKNLYGTPCP
- a CDS encoding lytic transglycosylase domain-containing protein — translated: MTPGLKRRPRRWAFIVPALALLIPLAVPARFYWQVTRPLIHKDAIDLYAGQYGIDPLFVLALVRVESGFAPSARSHRGAIGLMQLMPDTAREMAVRVGENPSTLNLEEPDINIHLGVHYLSLLRKEFGEDEVSLLAAYNAGPTNTRAWRGNGSLSTRDIPFPETRFFVTRVQRTHRWLRRLQAVKRFFHV
- the mutS gene encoding DNA mismatch repair protein MutS — protein: MSEPAAAPTATPIMRQYQALKTQNPDAILFFRLGDFYELFEDDARRAAPILELVLTQRQGIPMCGLPHHALPGYLGKLLKRGWRVAIAEQMEDPATTKGMVRRDVVRVVTPGTVLEEELLSAKQNNFLAAVWPGRGTSPWGLAWTDMSTGELSFAALPGSAGVADELSRWDPRETLWPAGGPAPEDQRPVTRVDAASFLPDSALRRAPTLFGVRSFDGYGLPADHPALPAVAALFNYIERNQAAALNALRPPRAHAPARFMTLDALALRRLDLFPPDNGGDPQRPTALWNLLDHTGTAMGGRRLKAWMLNPLMDLDAIAARQDRVDFLLTHGRLRRAVGDLLRETADVERVLSRLTAGTASGRDLGALRRTLRQAPDLEKTLCSGGEPLAGQHPLGDLARTFQVPSGPRELLEKALAEDPPQRLQDGGVIRDGYSAPLDEWRQLARHGRGWISDLERTEREKTGIGSLKIGFTSVFGYYLEVSKVNLAKVPPEWIRKQTLTNAERFVTPELKAHEEKVLSAEEKAKALERDLLAELRQKILAHRESLIRLAEGLAETDALASLAEAAERGHWTRPRLTNDPVLRLEGARHPVVERMLEATGGGAFVPNDLELDGADRQLLLVTGPNMGGKSTYLRQTGLIVLLAQMGSYVPAARATVGIVDRIFTRIGAGDNLAAGASTFLVEMQEVASILHNATPRSLVILDEVGRGTSTYDGVAVAWAVAEHLAGRGAAGPRTLFATHYFELTELPDRFPRIANAHAAVREWTKPDGKIDLVLLHEVRPGPAERSFGVHVAQMAGLPADCVTRAAALLAALEKGDARLPVRPAGNGQMDLFSNHPVLEALRALDPERLTPLEALQKLAELKKGL
- a CDS encoding PilZ domain-containing protein; translation: MKPDNRRHKRFPVLKDMAEPVDLFVMDQPPREVPAVLTNLSAGGMALVVFAHVSGDAKLKILLDVHGLENLELQGRVAWTEVKGDTTAIGVRFDHLSHDTVHRITKMAEDFQDCELKISFGLKDVCFRQCAYWTLCGKPVKLKH
- the mutL gene encoding DNA mismatch repair endonuclease MutL, which produces MKNKVRKLPDDIVRGIAAGEVVERPASVLKELLENAVDAGARRLEIEWRDAGRRRLRVTDDGGGMTPDDARLALERHATSKIAALADLETLSTYGFRGEALPSIAAVSRFGLSTRSADGEGWSIALEAGRPLREGPAGVPPGTTITVDDLFFAVPARLKFLKSDATERALLLRTVEDVALAEPGLELRILSEDRPPLVLPAVPVSDREALRDRLARLWGADRARTLKPVESRGANMSVSGWVSDVLSAQPTGRYQRFFINRRPVVSRRLSHALYDAYRGRLPIGKHPAAVLVLHIDPEFVDVNVHPTKKDVRLSHEDQVHGFVSRAVQEALSRDVHTAPAFAPAAGRAESAEVRPAPFAFPRPPSLTETRAAFEFQQPLTPAPPNAEAGDGGFSREWFQAAAFAPLAQIYGTYVLAQAGGEFFIFDQHAAAERALYERLTADAETGARQGLLLPWVWEPASEAAALLTEQRPAFESLGFRLEAFGAASFRVTAVPAALGDSPRVREVLEGLADDLTSGKIPRGLEALRVRAACRGSLMAGAVLSAPEMAGVIGRLQGCQSPWTCPHGRPTFLRLTNEDLAKRFRRM
- a CDS encoding Glu/Leu/Phe/Val dehydrogenase; amino-acid sequence: MTPPTLWDQALAQLDRGAQRLGLEPYIVERLRHPKRILEVSVPVRRDDGSVKVFRGYRVQHNVDRGPAKGGIRYHPDVSLDDVSALAFWMTMKCALVNLPYGGAKGGVVCDPKTLSEGELERLTRRYASEISILIGPDKDIPAPDMNTNEKIMGWIMDTYSSQVGHSVPGVVTGKPVEIGGTLGRREATGRGVFFIVQELARVKNWQLKDLRIAVQGFGNVGSNAARILREAGARIVGISDATGGVADPKGIDIDDARRHSEKETLSTYRKGRAITNRELLELDCDVLIPAALENQITAEVAPRVKARFIVEGANGPTTTEADRLLNERGVTVVPDILANAGGVTVSYFEWVQDLQAFFWDEEEVRGRLRAILLRAFQEVWRVAGENKTDLRLAAFLVALDRLAKAIRQRGLFP